In one window of Haloimpatiens sp. FM7315 DNA:
- a CDS encoding class I SAM-dependent RNA methyltransferase, with protein MMYELIATATFGLESIVAKELKKLGYDNLKVENARITFEGDEYDIALCNMWLRCADRVLIKMAEFKAESFEELYQGTLNVNWGDIIPENGFMHVVGKSVKSKLHSVPDCQSIVKKAVVESMKKKYEKDWFQEDGPEYKIEVAILKDVVTLTLDTTGQGLHKRGYRKRAGDAPMKETLAAAMVYLSNWNNEKILIDPCCGSGTIAIEAALIGKNIAPGINRNFVSESWPQIPKEIWDETREFARNRINDDEIKLMATDINRGVLKLARENAKSAGVAEYIHFQEIPIQEFLCKKKYVTLISNPPYGERIGEKEEIEDIYKTLGKLYRENDTWSLYIITSNEQFQRNFGRKADKNRKLYNGRLQCYYYQYIR; from the coding sequence ATGATGTATGAATTGATAGCTACAGCTACTTTTGGTCTTGAATCTATAGTAGCAAAAGAATTAAAAAAATTAGGTTATGATAATTTAAAAGTTGAAAATGCAAGAATTACATTTGAGGGAGATGAATATGATATTGCTCTTTGCAATATGTGGCTTAGATGTGCAGATAGAGTTTTAATTAAAATGGCGGAGTTTAAGGCGGAATCTTTTGAAGAATTATACCAAGGAACTTTAAATGTAAATTGGGGAGATATTATTCCTGAAAATGGATTCATGCACGTTGTTGGAAAATCTGTTAAATCAAAACTTCATAGTGTACCAGATTGCCAGAGTATAGTAAAAAAAGCTGTTGTAGAATCTATGAAGAAAAAATATGAGAAGGATTGGTTCCAAGAAGATGGACCTGAGTACAAAATTGAGGTAGCAATTTTAAAGGATGTAGTTACCTTAACTCTTGATACAACAGGTCAAGGCTTACATAAAAGAGGATATAGAAAAAGAGCTGGTGATGCACCAATGAAAGAAACACTAGCAGCTGCTATGGTTTATTTGAGCAATTGGAATAATGAGAAGATATTAATAGACCCTTGCTGTGGATCTGGTACTATAGCAATAGAAGCAGCTTTAATAGGCAAAAACATAGCACCTGGAATAAATAGAAATTTTGTTTCTGAATCATGGCCACAAATCCCTAAAGAAATATGGGATGAAACAAGAGAATTTGCTAGAAATAGAATAAATGATGATGAGATAAAACTTATGGCAACGGATATAAATAGAGGTGTATTAAAACTTGCTAGGGAGAATGCTAAATCAGCTGGTGTTGCTGAGTACATACACTTTCAAGAAATACCAATTCAAGAGTTTTTATGCAAGAAAAAATATGTTACCTTAATATCCAATCCTCCTTATGGAGAAAGGATTGGAGAGAAGGAAGAAATAGAAGATATTTATAAAACTTTAGGTAAACTCTATAGAGAAAATGATACATGGTCTTTATATATAATTACTTCTAATGAACAATTTCAAAGAAATTTTGGTAGAAAAGCAGATAAAAATAGAAAATTATATAATGGAAGACTTCAATGTTACTACTATCAGTATATAAGATAA